The following coding sequences are from one Triticum dicoccoides isolate Atlit2015 ecotype Zavitan chromosome 4A, WEW_v2.0, whole genome shotgun sequence window:
- the LOC119288358 gene encoding sucrose:sucrose 1-fructosyltransferase-like isoform X2: MKSRAGTPPVLYTYASMQQRSGGGLRWRECVAVLGATALVVLVVTHALLPGARLGDLGDVVSPVLRLRRARREEAAVPSSEKTAGDKADGFPWSNAMLQWQRTGYHFQPEKNYMNDPNAPMYYRGWYHFFYQYNPEGITWGNISWGHAVSRDMVHWHHLPLAMVPDRWYDISGVLTGSATILPNGKVVLLYTGNTDTLAQVQCLAVPADPHDPLLRTWTKHPANPVLLPPPGTSKKDFRDPMTAWFDKSDNTWRTMIGSKDDNGHAGVALMYKTKDFVKFELIPRPVHRVEGTGMWECVDFYPVGGNSNSSQEELYVLKASMDDERHDYYALGKYDAVTNTWTPLDPEADVGIGLRYNWGKFFASTTFYDPAKRRRVMWAYVGETDSNRTDLAKGWANLQAIPRTVVLDEKTRTNLLQWPVEEIETLRHNTTDLSGITIGTGSITALHLRQAAQLDIEASFRLNTSDIAAHNEADIGYNCSTSGGATNRGALGPFGLFLTNGHSEQMAMYFYVSRRLDGGLRTHFCHDESQSSLARNVVKRVVGSTVLVLNGEALSARILVDHSIVESFVMGGRLTVTSRVYPTEAIYEAAGVYVFNNATGSTVIVDKLVVHEMHSTPIQLDLFARD, translated from the exons ATGAAGTCACGCGCGGGCACGCCGCCGGTCCTGTACACGTACGCGTCGATGCAGCAGCGGAGCGGCGGCGGCTTGAGGTGGCGCGAGTGCGTTGCCGTGCTGGGCGCCACCGCCTTGGTGGTGCTCGTGGTCACCCATGCGCTCCTCCCAGGGGCCAGGTTGGGGGACCTGGGCGACGTGGTCAGCCCGGTGCTCCGTCTCCGGAGAGCcaggcgggaggaggcggccgtgcCGTCGTCGGAGAAGACGGCGGGCGATAAGGCCGATGGCTTCCCGTGGAGCAACGCCATGCTGCAGTGGCAGCGCACCGGGTACCATTTCCAGCCGGAGAAGAACTACATGAACG ATCCAAACG CTCCAATGTACTACCGTGGATGGTACCACTTCTTCTACCAGTACAACCCAGAGGGCATCACGTGGGGCAACATCTCGTGGGGCCACGCCGTGTCGCGGGACATGGTCCACTGGCACCACCTACCCCTCGCCATGGTGCCCGACCGATGGTACGACATCAGCGGCGTTCTGACGGGCTCCGCCACCATACTTCCCAATGGCAAGGTCGTCCTGCTTTACACGGGGAACACCGACACCCTCGCCCAGGTACAGTGCCTTGCCGTACCTGCTGACCCTCATGATCCTCTCCTTCGTACTTGGACCAAGCACCCCGCCAACCCTGTGCTCCTTCCGCCCCCCGGGACCAGCAAAAAGGACTTCCGCGACCCCATGACAGCATGGTTCGATAAGTCCGACAACACGTGGCGCACCATGATTGGGTCCAAGGACGACAACGGGCATGCTGGCGTCGCCCTCATGTACAAGACAAAAGACTTCGTCAAGTTCGAGCTCATCCCGCGCCCGGTCCACCGCGTCGAGGGCACCGGCATGTGGGAGTGCGTCGACTTCTACCCTGTTGGGGGCAACAGCAACTCATCACAGGAAGAGTTGTATGTCCTGAAGGCGAGCATGGACGATGAACGACATGACTACTACGCATTGGGAAAGTATGATGCGGTGACCAACACATGGACACCGCTGGACCCGGAGGCAGATGTGGGAATCGGACTGAGGTACAATTGGGGAAAGTTCTTTGCGTCCACGACATTCTATGATCCGGCAAAACGGCGACGTGTGATGTGGGCGTATGTTGGTGAGACAGACTCCAACCGGACCGACCTCGCCAAGGGATGGGCAAACCTCCAG GCGATTCCGAGGACGGTGGTGCTGGACGAGAAGACCCGGACGAATCTCCTCCAATGGCCGGTGGAGGAGATCGAGACCCTCCGTCACAACACCACTGACCTCAGTGGCATCACCATTGGCACTGGTTCCATCACCGCCCTACATCTCCGCCAAGCCGCTCAGCTCGACATAGAGGCCTCGTTCCGCCTCAACACTTCTGACATCGCAGCCCACAACGAGGCCGACATCGGCTACAACTGCAGCACTAGcggtggtgccaccaaccggggtgCACTCGGCCCCTTTGGCCTCTTCCTCACCAACGGCCACAGTGAACAAATGGCAATGTACTTCTACGTGTCTAGGAGGCTCGACGGGGGCCTCCGGACCCACTTCTGCCATGACGAGTCGCAGTCATCGCTGGCCAGGAATGTTGTGAAGCGGGTGGTGGGCAGCACCGTTCTGGTGCTCAACGGAGAGGCATTATCCGCCAGGATTCTTGTGGATCATTCCATTGTGGAGAGCTTCGTTATGGGTGGGAGATTGACGGTGACGTCACGGGTGTACCCGACTGAGGCCATCTATGAGGCGGCAGGGGTGTACGTTTTCAACAATGCTACCGGCTCCACTGTCATCGTCGATAAGCTCGTGGTGCATGAGATGCATTCAACACCGATACAACTAGATCTTTTTGCACGAGATTAA
- the LOC119288358 gene encoding sucrose:sucrose 1-fructosyltransferase-like isoform X1, with the protein MQQRSGGGLRWRECVAVLGATALVVLVVTHALLPGARLGDLGDVVSPVLRLRRARREEAAVPSSEKTAGDKADGFPWSNAMLQWQRTGYHFQPEKNYMNETDYLLLTYSGDMHACMHADPNAPMYYRGWYHFFYQYNPEGITWGNISWGHAVSRDMVHWHHLPLAMVPDRWYDISGVLTGSATILPNGKVVLLYTGNTDTLAQVQCLAVPADPHDPLLRTWTKHPANPVLLPPPGTSKKDFRDPMTAWFDKSDNTWRTMIGSKDDNGHAGVALMYKTKDFVKFELIPRPVHRVEGTGMWECVDFYPVGGNSNSSQEELYVLKASMDDERHDYYALGKYDAVTNTWTPLDPEADVGIGLRYNWGKFFASTTFYDPAKRRRVMWAYVGETDSNRTDLAKGWANLQAIPRTVVLDEKTRTNLLQWPVEEIETLRHNTTDLSGITIGTGSITALHLRQAAQLDIEASFRLNTSDIAAHNEADIGYNCSTSGGATNRGALGPFGLFLTNGHSEQMAMYFYVSRRLDGGLRTHFCHDESQSSLARNVVKRVVGSTVLVLNGEALSARILVDHSIVESFVMGGRLTVTSRVYPTEAIYEAAGVYVFNNATGSTVIVDKLVVHEMHSTPIQLDLFARD; encoded by the exons ATGCAGCAGCGGAGCGGCGGCGGCTTGAGGTGGCGCGAGTGCGTTGCCGTGCTGGGCGCCACCGCCTTGGTGGTGCTCGTGGTCACCCATGCGCTCCTCCCAGGGGCCAGGTTGGGGGACCTGGGCGACGTGGTCAGCCCGGTGCTCCGTCTCCGGAGAGCcaggcgggaggaggcggccgtgcCGTCGTCGGAGAAGACGGCGGGCGATAAGGCCGATGGCTTCCCGTGGAGCAACGCCATGCTGCAGTGGCAGCGCACCGGGTACCATTTCCAGCCGGAGAAGAACTACATGAACG AAACTGACTACCTTTTGCTTACGTACTCCGgcgacatgcatgcatgtatgcatgCAGATCCAAACG CTCCAATGTACTACCGTGGATGGTACCACTTCTTCTACCAGTACAACCCAGAGGGCATCACGTGGGGCAACATCTCGTGGGGCCACGCCGTGTCGCGGGACATGGTCCACTGGCACCACCTACCCCTCGCCATGGTGCCCGACCGATGGTACGACATCAGCGGCGTTCTGACGGGCTCCGCCACCATACTTCCCAATGGCAAGGTCGTCCTGCTTTACACGGGGAACACCGACACCCTCGCCCAGGTACAGTGCCTTGCCGTACCTGCTGACCCTCATGATCCTCTCCTTCGTACTTGGACCAAGCACCCCGCCAACCCTGTGCTCCTTCCGCCCCCCGGGACCAGCAAAAAGGACTTCCGCGACCCCATGACAGCATGGTTCGATAAGTCCGACAACACGTGGCGCACCATGATTGGGTCCAAGGACGACAACGGGCATGCTGGCGTCGCCCTCATGTACAAGACAAAAGACTTCGTCAAGTTCGAGCTCATCCCGCGCCCGGTCCACCGCGTCGAGGGCACCGGCATGTGGGAGTGCGTCGACTTCTACCCTGTTGGGGGCAACAGCAACTCATCACAGGAAGAGTTGTATGTCCTGAAGGCGAGCATGGACGATGAACGACATGACTACTACGCATTGGGAAAGTATGATGCGGTGACCAACACATGGACACCGCTGGACCCGGAGGCAGATGTGGGAATCGGACTGAGGTACAATTGGGGAAAGTTCTTTGCGTCCACGACATTCTATGATCCGGCAAAACGGCGACGTGTGATGTGGGCGTATGTTGGTGAGACAGACTCCAACCGGACCGACCTCGCCAAGGGATGGGCAAACCTCCAG GCGATTCCGAGGACGGTGGTGCTGGACGAGAAGACCCGGACGAATCTCCTCCAATGGCCGGTGGAGGAGATCGAGACCCTCCGTCACAACACCACTGACCTCAGTGGCATCACCATTGGCACTGGTTCCATCACCGCCCTACATCTCCGCCAAGCCGCTCAGCTCGACATAGAGGCCTCGTTCCGCCTCAACACTTCTGACATCGCAGCCCACAACGAGGCCGACATCGGCTACAACTGCAGCACTAGcggtggtgccaccaaccggggtgCACTCGGCCCCTTTGGCCTCTTCCTCACCAACGGCCACAGTGAACAAATGGCAATGTACTTCTACGTGTCTAGGAGGCTCGACGGGGGCCTCCGGACCCACTTCTGCCATGACGAGTCGCAGTCATCGCTGGCCAGGAATGTTGTGAAGCGGGTGGTGGGCAGCACCGTTCTGGTGCTCAACGGAGAGGCATTATCCGCCAGGATTCTTGTGGATCATTCCATTGTGGAGAGCTTCGTTATGGGTGGGAGATTGACGGTGACGTCACGGGTGTACCCGACTGAGGCCATCTATGAGGCGGCAGGGGTGTACGTTTTCAACAATGCTACCGGCTCCACTGTCATCGTCGATAAGCTCGTGGTGCATGAGATGCATTCAACACCGATACAACTAGATCTTTTTGCACGAGATTAA